A region from the Criblamydia sequanensis CRIB-18 genome encodes:
- the secA gene encoding preprotein translocase subunit SecA, which produces MFQFLKKIFGSRQDRLVQKYRQLVAKVNQEEEKLLHLSDAELKAKTDEFKKRIRAGESLDDLLPEAYAVVKNGCRRMAGMEVHVSGYDQKWDMVPYDVQIVGGIALHKGCIAEMQTGEGKTLTAVMPLYLNALTERPVHLVTVNDYLAKRDCEWVGSVLRYLGITTAALTNDVPPEERKSIYSHDVVYGTASEFGFDYLRDNSMAMSREEQVQRGYYFAIIDEVDSILIDEARTPLIISGPVPVSRQMYDELKEGVANLVKRQRDLCNKIASEAYKVIKEDVENTNVEEKRKKSKEELRNEEEAVRRLWLVGKGTPRNKILKRVKENPDFRAALDKCDLYYYAEQNKEERKHVLSELYLIVDEKANDFELTDKGIAAWNEFAGEQGSADDFVMFDLGEEYAKIDNDVELSSEGKIEARLKLQEEDLKRKERAHNLRQLLRAHLMMEKDVDYIVQEGKIVIIDENTGRPQPGRRFSDGLHQAIEAKEGVAVQKETQTYATITLQNYFRMYDKIAGMTGTAATEAGEFKQIYKLDVLEIPTHKPAQRRDSDDEIYMTEREKYNAILKEVKEVHEKGRPILIGTDSVNASEKLSRIFKQNNLPHTVLNARHNEKEAEIIAEAGFEKAITIATNMAGRGTDIKLGPKVAGFGGLHVIGTTRHQSRRIDRQLRGRSARQGDPGTSKFYISFEDYLLRLFASPRMTAILQKFRPPEGEPISAGILNRSIETAQKRVEQRNYTIRKHTLEYDDVMNKQRQEVYAFRNEILHEEKIDQLALEILEAVVKQAADEYLASRSDEHRSVSGFKDILQRKFPLSFDEGEFEEDSMEFEELEQKAFEKIKKSFFQKINQEVNKINLPEAARGIVPNPEKQVDEAIRNIMLRKIDQLWIEHLLTMDHLRADVNLRTVGQRDPLTEFKHEAFNTFDEFGRTLRSMIAQDLFRFEMMPRNHEALERFLASLKLERSRSFMDELDESQGTLPPKNGERESSQEAEKLEPITVGPKVGRNDPCPCGSGQKYKKCCGKDLE; this is translated from the coding sequence ATGTTTCAATTTTTAAAAAAAATATTCGGAAGCCGGCAAGATAGGCTAGTTCAAAAATACCGCCAGCTTGTCGCGAAAGTGAACCAAGAAGAAGAAAAATTGCTTCATTTAAGCGACGCTGAATTGAAAGCTAAAACCGATGAGTTTAAAAAAAGGATACGAGCAGGAGAATCCCTTGATGACCTTCTTCCTGAAGCTTATGCTGTTGTAAAAAACGGTTGCAGGCGCATGGCCGGAATGGAAGTCCATGTTTCAGGCTATGATCAGAAATGGGACATGGTGCCTTATGATGTCCAAATTGTAGGGGGAATTGCCCTGCATAAAGGATGCATTGCCGAAATGCAGACAGGCGAGGGAAAAACACTCACCGCCGTTATGCCCCTTTACTTAAACGCTCTCACCGAAAGGCCCGTCCATCTTGTCACTGTGAACGATTACCTTGCAAAAAGAGACTGCGAGTGGGTCGGGTCTGTTCTCCGCTATTTAGGAATTACAACAGCTGCTTTAACAAACGATGTCCCGCCGGAAGAGAGAAAGTCGATTTATTCCCACGATGTCGTTTATGGAACGGCTTCTGAATTTGGTTTTGATTATTTGCGCGATAATTCCATGGCTATGTCCCGGGAAGAACAAGTCCAAAGAGGTTATTATTTTGCTATTATCGACGAAGTGGACAGCATTTTAATCGATGAAGCGAGAACTCCTCTTATCATCTCGGGTCCGGTTCCTGTCAGCCGGCAAATGTATGATGAATTAAAAGAGGGAGTTGCCAACCTCGTTAAAAGACAAAGAGACCTTTGCAATAAAATTGCAAGCGAAGCTTATAAAGTCATCAAAGAAGACGTTGAAAATACAAACGTTGAAGAAAAGAGAAAGAAGTCTAAAGAAGAGCTTCGAAATGAAGAAGAAGCAGTTCGAAGGCTTTGGCTTGTCGGAAAAGGAACCCCTCGAAACAAAATTTTAAAGCGCGTAAAAGAAAACCCGGATTTTAGGGCAGCTCTTGACAAATGCGATTTATATTACTATGCGGAACAAAATAAGGAAGAGCGAAAGCACGTCTTATCCGAGCTTTATCTAATTGTCGATGAAAAAGCGAATGATTTTGAGCTCACAGACAAAGGGATCGCAGCTTGGAATGAATTTGCCGGCGAACAAGGCAGCGCCGATGACTTTGTAATGTTCGACCTTGGTGAAGAGTATGCCAAAATAGATAATGACGTCGAACTTTCATCGGAAGGCAAGATCGAAGCCCGTCTTAAATTACAAGAAGAGGATCTTAAGAGAAAAGAAAGAGCCCACAACTTAAGACAGCTTCTAAGGGCCCATCTTATGATGGAAAAAGATGTCGATTACATAGTCCAGGAAGGCAAGATCGTCATCATCGACGAGAATACCGGAAGGCCTCAACCCGGCCGACGCTTTTCAGATGGCTTGCACCAAGCTATCGAAGCTAAAGAAGGGGTCGCTGTCCAAAAAGAAACTCAAACGTATGCCACCATCACCTTGCAAAATTACTTCAGGATGTATGATAAAATTGCCGGGATGACGGGCACTGCCGCAACTGAAGCCGGAGAGTTTAAGCAAATCTATAAATTGGACGTTTTGGAAATTCCGACGCATAAACCGGCTCAAAGGCGAGATTCCGATGATGAAATTTATATGACGGAAAGAGAAAAGTATAACGCCATTTTAAAAGAAGTCAAAGAAGTTCACGAAAAAGGAAGACCGATTCTTATAGGAACGGACTCTGTTAATGCTTCAGAAAAGTTATCCCGTATTTTTAAGCAAAATAACTTGCCTCACACGGTACTTAATGCCCGTCATAATGAAAAAGAAGCTGAAATTATAGCAGAAGCCGGTTTTGAAAAAGCGATCACCATCGCAACCAATATGGCAGGGAGAGGAACCGACATTAAACTTGGGCCAAAAGTGGCAGGTTTTGGCGGCTTGCATGTTATTGGAACGACAAGGCACCAATCTCGAAGGATTGACCGTCAGCTTAGGGGAAGAAGTGCAAGACAAGGAGATCCCGGAACTTCTAAGTTCTACATCTCTTTTGAAGATTATTTGTTAAGGCTTTTTGCTTCGCCGAGAATGACTGCCATTCTTCAAAAATTTAGACCTCCTGAAGGCGAGCCCATCTCAGCTGGTATTTTGAACCGCTCAATTGAAACCGCTCAAAAAAGAGTGGAGCAAAGGAATTACACCATAAGAAAACACACTCTTGAATATGACGATGTCATGAACAAACAAAGACAAGAGGTATACGCGTTTCGAAATGAAATTCTCCACGAAGAAAAAATTGATCAATTAGCTTTGGAAATTCTAGAAGCAGTCGTTAAACAAGCAGCCGATGAATATCTTGCAAGTAGAAGCGATGAACATAGAAGCGTTTCCGGCTTTAAAGATATTTTGCAAAGAAAGTTTCCCCTTTCTTTTGATGAAGGGGAATTCGAAGAAGATTCGATGGAGTTTGAAGAGCTGGAGCAAAAAGCTTTCGAGAAAATTAAAAAGTCCTTCTTTCAAAAAATCAATCAAGAAGTAAATAAAATTAATTTGCCGGAAGCCGCAAGAGGGATTGTCCCAAATCCAGAGAAACAAGTCGATGAAGCTATTCGAAATATCATGCTTCGAAAGATCGATCAACTATGGATTGAACATCTTCTAACCATGGATCACTTAAGAGCCGATGTGAATCTTAGAACTGTCGGACAAAGAGACCCTTTAACCGAGTTTAAGCACGAAGCTTTTAATACTTTTGATGAGTTTGGAAGAACTCTTAGGTCTATGATCGCTCAAGATCTCTTCCGATTTGAAATGATGCCTCGCAATCACGAAGCCCTTGAAAGATTCTTAGCTTCTCTAAAACTTGAAAGATCGAGATCCTTTATGGATGAGCTCGATGAGTCGCAAGGCACCCTCCCCCCGAAAAATGGGGAAAGGGAGTCTTCTCAAGAAGCTGAAAAGTTAGAGCCTATCACTGTAGGCCCGAAAGTGGGTCGAAATGACCCTTGTCCTTGTGGAAGCGGTCAAAAATATAAAAAATGCTGCGGCAAGGATCTCGAATAA
- a CDS encoding Bax inhibitor-1/YccA family membrane protein produces MRTSNPALQDDTFYRSRVIGVETMTVPGVIMKTILSLLLLLLTAGFTWMQVSQNPASATPWMMGGLIAGFIIAMATVFKKEWSPVTAPLYALAEGLFIGGASAILEQAYPGIAFQAVSLTFGTLFAMLLAYRSGLIPVTEKFKLGIVAATGGIAIVYLVALVLSFFGINLAFVYSGGTFGILFSLFVVTIAALNLVLDFDSIEQGAKMGAPKYMEWYSSFALMVTLVWLYIEFLRLLAKMRER; encoded by the coding sequence ATGCGTACTTCAAATCCTGCACTCCAAGACGACACTTTTTATAGGAGCCGTGTTATTGGCGTTGAAACAATGACGGTTCCGGGCGTCATCATGAAAACAATCCTTTCTTTGCTTCTATTGCTTCTCACTGCCGGATTCACCTGGATGCAAGTAAGTCAAAATCCGGCATCTGCAACCCCATGGATGATGGGAGGATTAATTGCCGGCTTTATTATAGCGATGGCGACTGTATTCAAAAAGGAATGGTCGCCTGTCACAGCTCCGCTTTATGCCTTGGCTGAAGGGTTATTTATTGGCGGCGCTTCCGCAATTTTGGAGCAAGCTTATCCGGGCATTGCTTTTCAAGCGGTTTCTTTAACCTTTGGAACCCTTTTTGCCATGCTTCTTGCCTATAGATCCGGGCTTATTCCGGTGACGGAAAAATTTAAGCTTGGCATTGTGGCGGCAACCGGCGGAATTGCGATTGTGTACCTTGTAGCTCTTGTCCTTAGCTTTTTTGGCATTAACTTAGCTTTTGTCTATTCGGGAGGAACTTTTGGTATCTTGTTTAGTCTTTTCGTTGTGACGATTGCAGCACTTAATCTTGTGCTCGATTTTGATTCCATTGAGCAAGGGGCTAAGATGGGCGCGCCAAAATATATGGAGTGGTATAGCAGCTTTGCTCTTATGGTCACGCTTGTTTGGCTTTACATCGAGTTTTTAAGACTGCTTGCCAAAATGCGAGAAAGATAG
- a CDS encoding phosphatidylserine decarboxylase → MKPLLYFDRKAGMVREEKIYGENFLSFLYGGTFIGNFIKNLISNVPFFSYLYGVSQSSLLSKRKVLPFIKKYEIDTEEFLKDPNSFSSFNDFFIRQLKKEARPIAPSQKDFAAPADARYLAFQNIAETDGFLVKGKKFTLSTLLNNPILAKRYEKGSLLLARLCPVDYHRFHFPCDGIASKPSLVKGSLYSVNPIALRQNISIFQENKRKITEIDSQVFGLIQYLEVGATFVGSIHETFQEGPVKKGDEKGYFSFGGSALILLFEPGKILFDEDLLKNTKEGLETLCVMGERMGKAPN, encoded by the coding sequence ATGAAACCCCTTCTTTATTTTGACCGGAAAGCCGGGATGGTCAGGGAAGAAAAAATCTATGGTGAAAATTTTTTATCCTTCCTTTACGGAGGCACCTTTATTGGAAATTTTATTAAAAATTTAATTTCCAACGTCCCTTTTTTCTCCTATCTCTATGGAGTTTCTCAAAGCAGCTTGCTTTCTAAAAGAAAAGTCCTCCCCTTCATAAAAAAGTATGAAATCGATACTGAAGAATTTCTCAAAGATCCTAATTCTTTTAGCTCTTTTAACGATTTTTTCATCCGTCAATTAAAAAAGGAAGCGAGGCCTATTGCCCCGTCTCAAAAAGATTTTGCAGCACCGGCTGATGCAAGGTATCTTGCGTTTCAAAATATTGCTGAAACAGACGGCTTTCTAGTTAAAGGAAAAAAATTTACCCTAAGCACTCTTTTAAATAACCCGATTCTTGCCAAACGCTACGAAAAAGGCTCTTTACTTTTAGCAAGACTCTGTCCCGTCGATTATCATCGTTTTCATTTCCCTTGCGATGGCATAGCTTCTAAACCATCCTTGGTTAAGGGTTCACTTTATTCGGTAAACCCGATCGCGCTTCGTCAAAACATCTCCATCTTCCAAGAAAATAAACGAAAAATAACAGAAATTGACTCTCAAGTTTTTGGACTCATCCAGTACCTTGAAGTCGGGGCCACTTTTGTCGGATCCATTCACGAAACTTTTCAAGAAGGGCCTGTTAAAAAAGGGGACGAGAAAGGGTATTTTTCATTTGGAGGCTCTGCTCTTATCTTACTTTTTGAGCCCGGAAAAATACTGTTTGATGAAGACCTGCTTAAGAATACAAAAGAAGGCCTTGAAACGCTTTGCGTTATGGGGGAAAGAATGGGAAAAGCCCCAAATTAA
- the mnmE gene encoding tRNA uridine-5-carboxymethylaminomethyl(34) synthesis GTPase MnmE, producing MHFSNQPYRPGETIAAVATPPGEGGVAMIRISGDDAFEVAAKVFSGNLKRYQSHTAHYGKILNTNGEKVDDVLILPMKKPKTFTGEDVVEIFCHGGSLITRRVLETVLKAGARAAMAGEFTFKAFINGKIDLAQAEAIQDLICAKNERALEAAESQLEGKLSKQILKFQNELIGYAAILEAWVDFPEEGLEFAPIEEVIAAITSIHQEIEKLIFSFHEGRIIHDGLALCLVGSPNVGKSSLMNALLDKDRAIISDIPGTTRDVIEDHLRLNGINLRVIDTAGIREAKEAIEAEGIKRTHDIINKADLILLVLDATLGTDGVDKKLFELLDKKRTIVVWNKTDLPHETLPQVDIPHVVFISAKNKEGLEKLHQAIDEVIWQGSIPSKEEILVTNVRHKEALSNAAHSLKALIEGLNQGTSPEFLMIEMRSALNELGKIIGFDAGEDILTAIFSKFCIGK from the coding sequence ATGCATTTTTCTAATCAGCCCTACCGGCCGGGCGAAACAATAGCCGCCGTGGCCACGCCTCCCGGTGAAGGGGGAGTCGCCATGATCCGAATCTCTGGAGATGATGCCTTTGAAGTTGCGGCCAAAGTTTTTTCCGGCAACCTAAAAAGGTATCAATCCCATACCGCCCATTATGGTAAAATTTTGAATACGAATGGCGAAAAGGTGGATGACGTTCTGATTTTGCCTATGAAAAAACCTAAAACTTTTACAGGGGAAGATGTCGTTGAGATTTTTTGCCATGGGGGAAGCTTAATTACAAGGCGCGTTTTAGAGACTGTTTTAAAAGCAGGCGCAAGAGCTGCTATGGCAGGGGAGTTTACTTTCAAAGCTTTTATTAATGGAAAAATAGATTTAGCCCAAGCTGAAGCCATTCAAGATCTCATTTGCGCAAAAAATGAAAGGGCATTAGAGGCTGCTGAATCACAGCTTGAGGGCAAACTATCGAAACAAATTCTTAAGTTCCAAAACGAGCTTATTGGCTATGCCGCCATATTAGAAGCATGGGTTGATTTCCCAGAAGAGGGTTTAGAATTTGCTCCCATCGAAGAAGTTATTGCTGCCATAACTTCCATTCATCAAGAGATAGAAAAGCTCATCTTCTCTTTTCATGAGGGAAGAATTATCCATGACGGGTTAGCGCTATGTCTTGTCGGAAGCCCGAATGTTGGAAAGTCTTCTTTAATGAATGCGCTTTTAGATAAGGATCGCGCCATTATTTCAGATATCCCCGGAACTACAAGAGATGTCATTGAAGATCATTTACGGTTAAATGGTATTAACTTAAGAGTGATAGACACAGCCGGTATAAGGGAAGCTAAAGAAGCCATTGAAGCAGAAGGGATCAAAAGGACTCACGACATTATAAATAAAGCCGATTTAATCCTTTTGGTTCTCGATGCCACATTAGGGACGGATGGAGTTGATAAAAAGTTGTTTGAGCTGCTCGATAAAAAAAGAACGATTGTCGTTTGGAATAAAACCGATTTGCCTCATGAAACCTTGCCTCAAGTAGACATCCCTCATGTTGTCTTTATTTCCGCTAAAAATAAAGAAGGGCTTGAAAAGCTTCACCAAGCGATCGATGAGGTTATTTGGCAAGGGTCGATCCCTTCCAAAGAAGAAATTTTAGTTACTAATGTCCGGCATAAGGAAGCTCTTTCAAACGCCGCTCATTCCCTTAAGGCACTCATCGAAGGGTTAAACCAAGGGACTTCTCCTGAATTTTTAATGATTGAAATGAGATCGGCTTTAAATGAGCTTGGAAAAATCATCGGTTTTGATGCCGGTGAAGATATTCTAACCGCCATTTTTTCAAAATTCTGTATCGGAAAATAA
- the nth gene encoding endonuclease III, which produces MKREEKAKKILKILNELFPKPEIPLTHRDPYTFLIAVILSQQCTDARVNQITPLLFEKAKTPKEMVKLGEKKIEDLIRPVGLAKTKARNIYELSKILVSSYDSEVPKSFDELLALPGVGRKTASVLVSQAFGEDAFAVDTHIHRLAKRWGLTRGKNREETENDLKAAFPKKTWSQVHLQMIYFGRSYCPARNHNPADCPICSWAMEK; this is translated from the coding sequence ATGAAAAGAGAAGAAAAAGCAAAAAAAATCCTTAAGATTTTAAATGAGCTATTTCCAAAGCCTGAAATCCCGCTGACCCATAGAGATCCTTATACCTTTCTAATAGCTGTTATCCTTTCGCAGCAATGCACCGATGCCAGGGTCAATCAGATCACACCCCTTCTTTTTGAAAAAGCCAAAACCCCAAAGGAAATGGTTAAGCTTGGTGAAAAAAAGATAGAAGACCTAATTAGACCGGTCGGCCTTGCTAAAACAAAAGCTAGAAATATTTATGAGCTCTCAAAAATATTAGTTTCTTCTTATGATTCCGAAGTGCCTAAAAGTTTTGATGAGCTCTTGGCTCTTCCGGGAGTTGGCCGAAAGACAGCTTCTGTTTTAGTCTCTCAAGCATTTGGAGAAGATGCTTTCGCTGTAGACACCCACATCCATAGGCTTGCTAAAAGATGGGGATTAACTAGAGGAAAGAATAGGGAAGAAACAGAAAATGATTTGAAAGCCGCTTTTCCAAAAAAAACATGGAGCCAAGTCCATTTGCAAATGATTTATTTTGGAAGATCCTATTGCCCTGCAAGAAATCACAATCCGGCAGATTGTCCGATATGCAGCTGGGCTATGGAAAAATAA
- a CDS encoding superoxide dismutase, translated as MGKFFIQLSFIFLLSQSLVFSDYQAKDYAYLIGNIQGLDDELLKMHFKLYQGYVLNSNNLLKKLQALNESGQNKTPEFAGLKRMLGWEFDGMLLHEYYFDNLGKSENPKDSPLLKKIESDFGSFDNWKKDFVATGAMRGIGWVVAYIDPKEGRLINQWINEHDVGHLAGGKPLLVMDVFEHAYITQFGLDRAKYIEVFFDNINWKKVNERLTTAKS; from the coding sequence ATGGGAAAGTTTTTCATCCAACTAAGCTTTATTTTTCTTTTATCGCAATCTCTTGTTTTTTCTGACTATCAAGCCAAAGACTATGCCTATCTGATTGGCAATATTCAAGGCCTTGATGATGAGCTTTTAAAAATGCATTTTAAGCTCTATCAGGGCTATGTTTTAAATTCAAATAACCTCCTAAAAAAACTCCAGGCTTTGAATGAAAGCGGTCAAAATAAGACCCCTGAGTTTGCAGGTTTAAAAAGAATGCTCGGCTGGGAATTTGATGGGATGCTTTTGCATGAATATTATTTTGATAATCTTGGAAAATCCGAAAATCCTAAGGATTCACCCCTTTTAAAAAAGATAGAATCTGATTTTGGCAGCTTTGATAATTGGAAAAAAGATTTTGTAGCAACGGGCGCCATGCGGGGTATTGGCTGGGTTGTGGCCTACATTGATCCAAAAGAAGGTCGTTTGATTAACCAATGGATTAATGAACATGATGTAGGCCATCTTGCTGGCGGAAAGCCTTTACTTGTCATGGATGTTTTTGAACATGCCTATATCACCCAATTTGGACTTGACCGCGCCAAATATATTGAGGTGTTTTTTGATAACATCAATTGGAAAAAAGTCAATGAGCGCCTAACAACAGCTAAAAGTTAA
- the ruvA gene encoding Holliday junction branch migration protein RuvA, whose amino-acid sequence MYAHIRGKLIFSSPIFAVLEANGIGYKIFIPTNLFGELGATGEEVFLFISFVVREQSHALYGFINQEGRDLFEVLLNVSGIGPKTALSLIGHLSYEDLIAAIRREDDKVLSKVPGIGKKTAERLILEVKDKLPVGTNRLADQYTLKIGAKNSKEDLAYDALSALLNLGYKEAHAQKAIQKALLQGGEEVELAKLITLSLKNI is encoded by the coding sequence ATGTACGCCCATATTCGCGGTAAACTAATCTTTTCATCCCCGATTTTCGCTGTTTTAGAAGCGAACGGAATCGGCTATAAAATTTTTATCCCGACAAACCTATTTGGGGAGCTTGGCGCCACCGGCGAAGAAGTTTTTTTATTTATCTCTTTTGTCGTACGAGAACAATCTCATGCCCTATATGGCTTTATAAATCAGGAAGGGCGGGATCTTTTTGAAGTCTTGTTGAACGTGAGCGGAATTGGACCCAAGACAGCTCTTAGCTTAATTGGGCATCTATCCTACGAGGATTTGATTGCGGCTATTAGACGTGAAGATGATAAAGTTCTCTCCAAAGTTCCTGGCATCGGCAAAAAAACCGCGGAGCGATTGATTTTGGAGGTTAAAGATAAGCTTCCTGTTGGGACCAATCGATTAGCAGACCAATACACTTTAAAAATAGGGGCTAAAAATTCTAAAGAAGATCTAGCCTATGATGCCCTTTCTGCCTTGCTAAACTTAGGTTACAAAGAAGCGCATGCTCAAAAGGCCATTCAAAAAGCTCTTCTTCAAGGCGGAGAAGAGGTCGAACTTGCAAAACTAATTACATTGTCATTAAAAAATATCTAA
- the ruvC gene encoding crossover junction endodeoxyribonuclease RuvC: MESKKGKIYLGIDPGTRVTGYGLVSFENNSYSALDYGCVRPPPALPLPDRYLILFDSVSSIIERFKPDAMAIETQFVSKNCGSALKLGMARGAIMVAARKLNIPLFEYSPTEAKKGIVGHGSASKEQVQKMVMHFLNLSEMPKPLDASDALSLALCAGLRAQHF, encoded by the coding sequence ATGGAATCCAAAAAAGGAAAAATTTATTTAGGGATTGATCCTGGTACTAGAGTCACAGGCTATGGCCTCGTCTCTTTTGAAAATAATAGTTATTCAGCTTTAGATTACGGCTGCGTAAGGCCGCCTCCTGCTCTTCCCCTGCCGGACAGGTATTTAATTCTTTTCGATAGCGTGAGTTCTATTATCGAACGTTTTAAGCCTGATGCAATGGCCATTGAAACTCAGTTTGTCAGTAAAAATTGCGGAAGCGCCCTTAAACTTGGCATGGCAAGAGGCGCCATCATGGTGGCCGCAAGAAAGCTTAATATTCCCTTATTTGAATATTCACCGACAGAAGCTAAAAAAGGAATTGTCGGCCATGGTAGCGCAAGTAAAGAACAGGTGCAAAAAATGGTCATGCATTTTCTTAATCTTAGTGAAATGCCAAAACCCCTTGACGCATCCGACGCTTTAAGCTTAGCTTTATGCGCCGGCTTAAGAGCTCAACATTTTTAA
- the waaF gene encoding lipopolysaccharide heptosyltransferase II, with protein MMHIDLKAEQFEKIIIRMPNWIGDLIMATPLIKDLRHFFKNAEITAMCQSNVAPLLEKDPNINEILSFKKINGWIQGPRNDIIDPLKFGGFDLGILTTNSFSSAWWFYRGNVKNRIGFKGRFRSWLLTVPLNFPENKEAQHQILTYKKLLEPLGIPVSQTKPYLYLDESEILRAKALLDRFKVIPKKDILVGINPGAAYGTAKCWLPERFQEVTRKLLTHPDLKIVYFGDMANQELVQKIVDPLDEERVINLAGKTSLREFIALISLMDVFLTNDSGPMHIASALELPVLALFGSTSTIKTGPYGNFKVIQKKVSCSPCYKRVCPIDFRCMTQISSDEVYKSLLEMIRNSNQALKVI; from the coding sequence ATGATGCACATCGACTTAAAGGCTGAACAGTTTGAGAAAATTATCATTCGCATGCCTAATTGGATAGGCGATCTCATTATGGCCACCCCGCTCATAAAAGATCTTCGCCATTTTTTTAAAAATGCTGAGATTACGGCCATGTGCCAATCAAACGTAGCTCCCTTATTAGAGAAAGACCCGAATATCAATGAGATCCTTAGTTTTAAAAAAATAAACGGGTGGATTCAAGGGCCGCGAAATGACATCATTGATCCTTTGAAATTCGGAGGCTTTGACTTAGGGATACTTACCACCAATTCCTTTTCTTCTGCATGGTGGTTTTATAGAGGAAATGTAAAAAATCGCATCGGTTTTAAAGGGAGATTTAGATCTTGGCTATTGACAGTCCCTCTTAATTTCCCTGAAAATAAGGAAGCCCAACATCAGATTTTAACTTATAAAAAACTTTTAGAACCCCTTGGCATTCCGGTCTCTCAAACTAAGCCTTACCTTTATTTGGACGAATCTGAAATTCTTAGAGCTAAAGCCCTATTGGATCGTTTTAAGGTTATTCCAAAAAAAGATATTCTTGTAGGTATAAACCCGGGTGCCGCTTATGGAACGGCAAAGTGCTGGCTGCCTGAGAGGTTCCAGGAAGTGACAAGAAAGCTTTTAACCCATCCTGATTTAAAAATTGTTTATTTCGGCGATATGGCTAATCAAGAACTTGTCCAAAAGATTGTAGACCCTCTTGATGAAGAAAGAGTCATAAATCTGGCAGGTAAAACTTCTTTAAGAGAATTTATAGCGCTTATATCCCTTATGGACGTATTTTTAACAAACGATAGCGGACCTATGCATATCGCCTCTGCCTTGGAATTGCCTGTCCTTGCCCTTTTTGGATCGACAAGTACGATAAAAACAGGGCCTTACGGTAATTTTAAGGTAATCCAAAAGAAGGTTTCATGTTCACCTTGTTATAAGAGGGTTTGTCCTATAGACTTCCGTTGTATGACCCAAATTTCCTCAGATGAGGTTTATAAAAGTTTGTTAGAAATGATCCGGAATTCAAATCAAGCTCTTAAAGTGATATGA